The following proteins are encoded in a genomic region of Spirosoma sp. SC4-14:
- the glpK gene encoding glycerol kinase GlpK produces MPKFVAAIDQGTTSTRCIVFDRQGQIVSLAQKEHKQIYPQPGWVEHDPEEIWRNTLEVVALARIKAKLSTQDIVAIGITNQRETTVVWNRRTGKPYYNAIVWQDMRTADLVNQFAKEGGSAGQDRFRAQTGLPLTTYFSSLKVKWLLDNVPGLRADAERGDALFGNMDTFVVWNLTGGPNGGLHLTDVTNASRTQLMNIRTLSWDAALLDAFTVPSAMLPQIRPSSSVYGTVASEVLPGVPIAGILGDQQAALVGQTCYEPGQAKNTYGTGCFLLMNTGTELRESNYGLLTTVAYQFENEPVHYALEGSVAITGALVQWLRDNLGIIKKSTDIEALARSVDDNGGAYFVPAFSGLYAPHWKADARGIIAGLTRFVNKGHIARAVLEATAYQTVDVVRAMEQDAGVPLSSLRVDGGMVVNSLLMQFQADVLNGPVICPKMTETTALGAAYAAGLAVGYWQNLDDLRQNWGVARTYEPNMDDAQRKRLMRGWQKAIERSFGWEE; encoded by the coding sequence ATGCCCAAATTCGTAGCTGCCATTGATCAGGGCACCACCAGTACCCGCTGCATTGTGTTCGACCGGCAAGGCCAGATTGTATCGCTGGCTCAGAAAGAACATAAACAGATTTACCCACAACCCGGCTGGGTCGAACATGACCCGGAAGAAATCTGGCGCAATACGCTGGAAGTTGTCGCCCTGGCGCGTATCAAAGCTAAACTGTCTACACAGGACATTGTTGCCATTGGCATCACCAACCAGCGCGAAACGACTGTTGTCTGGAACCGACGAACCGGAAAGCCGTACTACAATGCCATTGTCTGGCAGGATATGCGCACGGCCGACCTGGTCAATCAGTTTGCCAAAGAAGGTGGCTCAGCGGGTCAGGATCGGTTTCGCGCTCAGACCGGGCTGCCGCTAACAACGTATTTCAGCAGCCTGAAAGTAAAATGGCTACTCGACAACGTGCCGGGTCTGCGAGCCGACGCCGAACGGGGCGATGCGCTCTTTGGCAATATGGACACCTTTGTGGTCTGGAATCTGACTGGTGGTCCAAACGGCGGACTGCACCTCACCGATGTTACGAACGCCAGCCGAACCCAGCTTATGAACATCCGAACCCTTAGCTGGGACGCTGCGCTACTCGACGCCTTTACGGTTCCATCGGCTATGTTGCCCCAGATTCGGCCGAGTAGCAGCGTTTATGGAACGGTGGCCTCCGAAGTACTGCCCGGTGTACCCATTGCCGGGATTCTGGGCGATCAGCAAGCGGCCCTGGTTGGACAAACCTGTTATGAGCCCGGTCAGGCTAAGAATACCTACGGAACCGGTTGCTTTCTATTGATGAACACCGGTACCGAACTGCGCGAATCGAACTACGGCTTGCTCACTACCGTGGCCTATCAGTTCGAGAACGAACCTGTCCACTACGCGCTCGAAGGCAGTGTAGCCATTACGGGCGCGCTGGTGCAATGGCTGCGCGACAACCTCGGCATCATTAAAAAGAGTACTGATATTGAGGCACTGGCCCGGTCGGTCGACGACAATGGTGGAGCTTACTTCGTTCCGGCCTTTTCGGGATTGTATGCGCCACACTGGAAAGCCGACGCCAGAGGTATCATTGCCGGTCTGACTCGTTTTGTCAACAAAGGCCATATTGCCCGTGCCGTTCTGGAAGCAACCGCCTACCAGACGGTCGATGTAGTGCGGGCAATGGAGCAGGATGCGGGCGTCCCGCTGAGTTCACTCCGGGTCGATGGCGGTATGGTGGTCAATTCGTTGCTGATGCAGTTTCAGGCCGATGTGCTGAATGGGCCGGTTATCTGCCCAAAAATGACCGAAACCACCGCCTTAGGTGCCGCCTATGCTGCCGGGCTGGCTGTTGGCTACTGGCAAAATCTGGACGACCTT